The sequence TGCGTCTGGTCTTTGTAGTAGTTGTCCTGTTCGATCAGGACGATGTTCTCTGGCGCGATGTTGCGCGTAATTTCACGTGCGACCGACGTTTTCCCAGAACCCGTCCCGCCGGCAATCCCGATTAGCACCGGTCTCTTCATGGTTGTCCTTCCCCCTTCAACTTCCAGCCCTCACACTCACCGCGAGCCCGTCCCCCACGGGGAGGATCGACGTCTCATACTCGGGGTGCTGTGTGAGCAACACATTGTATTCACGCAAGCGGTTGATCATCGTGCGCAGCTTGTGCTTGACCTCCGGATCTCCGCTGACCAACCCTTGAAACAGCACGTTGTCAGACAGCAAGACCCCACCCGGCTTCAAGTGCGGATGCAACAATTCTAAGAACCGGGGATACTGCCCCTTCGCCGCATCGAGAAAAATCAAGTCATACATCCCAAGCGTCGGGATGATGTCCAACGCATCTCCTTCGAGCAATTCCACCCGCTCGGTCAGACCGGCGCGTGCGAGGTTGTGGCGCGCTTCTTGCGCACGTTCCGGGTCGCGCTCGATGGTCGTGATCTGAGCCCCGGTCGCCCGTGCCATGACGATGGCAGAGTATCCGATCGCCGAACCGACTTCGAGGATACGCAGGGGCTTGGCAATCGCGAGAAACACCCGCAGGAATCCCATCGTCTCCAAGTCCAAGATCGGGATGAACAATTCCTCCGCCCGACGCTCCAGTTCTTGCAACAACTCGTCCCGTTCCGGCACGAGACTGCGCAGGTATTCCACCACTTGCAGATCAATCATCACGTCTCTAGCTCCTTCGGCAATCACA comes from Tumebacillus amylolyticus and encodes:
- a CDS encoding O-methyltransferase; its protein translation is MIDLQVVEYLRSLVPERDELLQELERRAEELFIPILDLETMGFLRVFLAIAKPLRILEVGSAIGYSAIVMARATGAQITTIERDPERAQEARHNLARAGLTERVELLEGDALDIIPTLGMYDLIFLDAAKGQYPRFLELLHPHLKPGGVLLSDNVLFQGLVSGDPEVKHKLRTMINRLREYNVLLTQHPEYETSILPVGDGLAVSVRAGS